A genomic region of Miscanthus floridulus cultivar M001 chromosome 3, ASM1932011v1, whole genome shotgun sequence contains the following coding sequences:
- the LOC136547111 gene encoding uncharacterized protein, whose protein sequence is MDHQRVALPAPAPLDPQSPPISAASASTAASPYSALHPLFLPSPNPHLFLKPKTLTLSLSSSSLTSMASSSPHAPATDAWEVVTPTNQPVTHVDGGLDDCAIFPPRLHEGLGLDGEPEKVLPLPAAAKEEGEDDEEEEECLWGWGWRWERCRLAARCAWAAGVGTAQERVLVHGVCGCPAVRPAVWSAVVAAAVVGALLYARRRDRRERDLLVLLSKEKDKRIAQLLHQIALMSDIRSGNEAVKIIRNS, encoded by the exons ATGGACCACCAGAGGGTAGCActcccggcgccggcgccgctggACCCACAGTCCCCACCGATctcggcggcgtcggcgtcgacCGCGGCCTCGCCGTACTCCGCGCTACACCCGCTCTTCCTGCCCTCCCCGAACCCGCACCTGTTCCTCAAGCCCAAGACGCTGACCCTCTCCCTCTCGTCCTCCTCCCTtacctccatggcctcctcctcGCCGCACGCCCCCGCCACCGATGCCTGGGAGGTCGTCACCCCCACAAACCAACCAGTCACCCACGTGGACGGCGGGCTTGATGACTGCGCCATCTTCCCGCCGCGGCTCCACGAGGGGCTGGGCCTGGACGGCGAGCCGGAGAAGGTGCTGCCGCTGCCAGCGGCAGCGAAGGAGGAGGGTGaggacgatgaggaggaggaagagtgtctgtgggggtgggggtggagaTGGGAGAGGTGCCGCTTGGCGGCGAGGTGCGCTTGGGCGGCCGGGGTCGGGACCGCCCAGGAGCGGGTTCTCGTGCACGGCGTGTGTGGGTGCCCGGCGGTGAGGCCCGCCGTGTGGTCGGCTGTGGTGGCGGCCGCTGTGGTGGGGGCGCT TCTGTACGCCCGTCGGCGGGACAGGAGGGAACGGGACCTGCTCGTCCTTCTCTCCAAGGAGAAAGATAAG AGGATAGCACAACTGCTGCATCAAATTGCTTTAATGAGTGACATCAGAAGCGGCAATGAAGCAGTGAAGATCATCAGGAACTCCTAA
- the LOC136547110 gene encoding vesicle transport protein GOT1-like: protein MVSFEMNDRKKIGLGLTGFGVLFSLLGIIMLFDKGFLAMGNILFVSGVLLTIGLKPTVQFFTKPKNHKGSLSFGFGFFLVLIGWPALGMMAESYGFITLFSGFWPTAAVYLQKSPSFGWIFHHPLVTSLITRFRGRRVPV from the exons ATGGTTTCCTTCGAGATGAACGACCGCAAGA AGATTGGGCTGGGCTTGACTGGATTTGGAGTTCTCTTCTCATTGCTTGGGATCATTATGCTGTTTGACAAGGGATTCCTGGCAATGGGGAAT ATTCTCTTCGTTTCAGGCGTCTTACTGACCATTGGGCTGAAGCCAACTGTGCAATTCTTCACCAAGCCTAAGAATCACAAG GGTTCTCTCTCTTTTGGGTTTGGCTTTTTCCTGGTCCTCATCGGATGGCCTGCCTTAGGCATGATGGCGGAGTCGTATGGCTTCATCACGCTCTTCAG TGGCTTCTGGCCAACAGCTGCTGTTTACCTGCAAAAGAGCCCCTCCTTCGGTTGGATATTCCACCACCCTCTTGTGACTTCG CTGATCACTCGGTTCAGAGGAAGACGGGTCCCGGTGTGA